The following proteins are co-located in the Manihot esculenta cultivar AM560-2 chromosome 9, M.esculenta_v8, whole genome shotgun sequence genome:
- the LOC110622131 gene encoding B3 domain-containing protein At2g32645, translating into MRKDLLAAFVPKRRRGANKESRVIKELPLFPYFLHVCGKPAECMIENKKREQFFENVNTIVEDHQYKKKKLLKRFNFEELGLDSPPELPNEWMDKIEKQGGVDVKLVIMKQLFPTDLNPHHDRLSIPFKQIKNEFLTEDEKIKLNQQEIIAVKLMEPCGNVSEMYLRQWNLRSTSFYALTTRWKKVLERNLEFKQNDIIQLWSFRVRGELQFAFIKVPR; encoded by the coding sequence ATGAGAAAGGACCTACTTGCTGCTTTTGTGCCTAAGAGAAGACGGGGCGCAAATAAAGAGTCTAGAGTCATCAAGGAACTTCctctttttccttattttttacATGTCTGTGGAAAGCCCGCTGAGTGCATGATAGAGAACAAGAAAAGGGAGCAATTCTTTGAAAACGTCAATACTATTGTTGAAGATCATCAatacaagaaaaagaaattgttGAAGAGATTCAATTTTGAAGAATTGGGTTTAGACTCACCACCGGAGTTACCTAACGAATGGATggataaaatagaaaaacaagGAGGCGTTGATGTGAAATTAGTGATCATGAAACAACTGTTTCCTACTGATTTGAACCCTCACCATGATCGTCTCTCAATCCCTTTCAAGCAGATAAAAAATGAGTTTCTTACAGAGGATGAGAAGATAAAGTTAAACCAGCAGGAGATCATAGCTGTTAAACTCATGGAACCTTGTGGTAATGTGTCTGAGATGTATCTAAGACAGTGGAATTTGAGAAGTACCAGTTTCTACGCATTGACGACTCGTTGGAAAAAAGTTTTGGAAAGGAATCTGGAATTCAAACAAAATGACATAATTCAGCTTTGGTCGTTTAGGGTCCGAGGAGAACTCCAATTCGCATTTATTAAAGTTCCTCGGTGA
- the LOC110622132 gene encoding uncharacterized protein LOC110622132 produces the protein MSEHSLFVDAWIREAQEVSRLVEDIESKINNGHRLRDSAQSTLLEVGVKLDRLESLLHNPPSKPILTKEETKFRWEMLSDLRLRTRVLAFSLYASPSTKRGGGMAAANAQGTNSPTISDDQGPLYYDADQIKPSMSKDDPEILKPLISEDALESQMQMKQCGTCTSMSVLRKVCMIICLILGVAALLFLLVIICAAI, from the exons ATGAGCGAACACTCTCTATTTGTAGATGCATGGATAAGAGAAGCACAAGAGGTTTCCAGGTTGGTGGAGGACATAGAAAGCAAGATCAACAACGGACACAGGCTTAGAGACTCTGCTCAATCAACGCTTTTGGAGGTCGGAGTCAAGCTTGATCGCCTTGAATCACTCCTTCATAACCCTCCTTCAAAACCCATCTT AACTAAAGAAGAAACGAAATTCCGATGGGAAATGCTATCGGACCTCCGGCTAAGAACAAGAGTGCTGGCCTTCAGTCTATATGCATCACCATCTACAAAGAG GGGAGGAGGGATGGCTGCTGCAAATGCTCAAGGAACCAATAGTCCCACCATAAGCGATGACCAAG GTCCTTTATACTATGATGCAGATCAAATCAAGCCCTCCATGTCCAAAGATGATCCAGAAATACTCAAACCTCTTATT TCAGAGGATGCATTGGAAAGTCAGATGCAG ATGAAGCAATGTGGCACTTGTACTTCAATGAGTGTACTCAGGAAGGTGTGTATGATCATCTGCTTGATTCTTGGAGTAGCTGCACTCCTTTTTTTGCTGGTTATCATCTGTGCAGCTATATAA
- the LOC110622589 gene encoding peptidyl-prolyl cis-trans isomerase FKBP16-1, chloroplastic isoform X2, which produces MEGLPLQTLFHFPPILQSPSKRWRDCQFASLTVKRLPRRGLLKASGFNTILLCVSPVFAAPIPEVKDEPPVIRTLKLDSGVRIQEIIEGEGPKAEEGDVVEINYVCRRSNGYFVHSTVDQFSGESSPVILPLDENGIIKGLKEVLIGMKAGGKRRALIPPSVGYINENLKPVPEEFGPRRSLFAHANEPLIFEVQLLKVL; this is translated from the exons ATGGAAGGGCTTCCGTTGCAAACCCTGTTTCACTTCCCTCCGATTCTCCAATCTCCCAG taagagatggagagattgtCAATTTGCGTCACTAACAGTGAAAAGATTGCCAAGGAGAGGGCTTTTGAAGGCTAGTGGATTCAATACTATCCTATTATGTGTTAGTCCTGTTTTTGCTGCTCCGATTCCAGAGGTGAAGGATGAACCTCCCGTAATTCG GACATTGAAGCTTGATAGTGGGGTGAGGATTCAAG AGATTATTGAAGGAGAAGGTCCAAAAGCTGAAGAAGGAGATGTAGTTGAAATAAATTACGTGTGCCGCCGCTCAAATGGATATTTTGTTCACAG CACAGTGGATCAATTCAGTGGAGAAAGCTCACCTGTCATACTACCTTTGGATGAGAATGGG ATTATTAAGGGTTTGAAGGAGGTCTTAATCGGCATGAAGGCTGGAG GGAAGAGAAGAGCATTGATCCCACCTTCTGTAGGATACATAAATGAAAACTTGAAACCAGTCCCTGAAGAG TTTGGCCCTCGTCGAAGCCTTTTTGCTCATGCAAATGAGCCTTTGATATTTGAGGTGCAGCTCTTGAAAGTCCTATGA
- the LOC110622589 gene encoding peptidyl-prolyl cis-trans isomerase FKBP16-1, chloroplastic isoform X1 — protein sequence MEGLPLQTLFHFPPILQSPSSKRWRDCQFASLTVKRLPRRGLLKASGFNTILLCVSPVFAAPIPEVKDEPPVIRTLKLDSGVRIQEIIEGEGPKAEEGDVVEINYVCRRSNGYFVHSTVDQFSGESSPVILPLDENGIIKGLKEVLIGMKAGGKRRALIPPSVGYINENLKPVPEEFGPRRSLFAHANEPLIFEVQLLKVL from the exons ATGGAAGGGCTTCCGTTGCAAACCCTGTTTCACTTCCCTCCGATTCTCCAATCTCCCAG cagtaagagatggagagattgtCAATTTGCGTCACTAACAGTGAAAAGATTGCCAAGGAGAGGGCTTTTGAAGGCTAGTGGATTCAATACTATCCTATTATGTGTTAGTCCTGTTTTTGCTGCTCCGATTCCAGAGGTGAAGGATGAACCTCCCGTAATTCG GACATTGAAGCTTGATAGTGGGGTGAGGATTCAAG AGATTATTGAAGGAGAAGGTCCAAAAGCTGAAGAAGGAGATGTAGTTGAAATAAATTACGTGTGCCGCCGCTCAAATGGATATTTTGTTCACAG CACAGTGGATCAATTCAGTGGAGAAAGCTCACCTGTCATACTACCTTTGGATGAGAATGGG ATTATTAAGGGTTTGAAGGAGGTCTTAATCGGCATGAAGGCTGGAG GGAAGAGAAGAGCATTGATCCCACCTTCTGTAGGATACATAAATGAAAACTTGAAACCAGTCCCTGAAGAG TTTGGCCCTCGTCGAAGCCTTTTTGCTCATGCAAATGAGCCTTTGATATTTGAGGTGCAGCTCTTGAAAGTCCTATGA